The following are encoded in a window of Longibacter salinarum genomic DNA:
- a CDS encoding peptidylprolyl isomerase — protein MADHQTWDSPPEMQIDDDAVYAAMLETNKGTIELELYPEHAPNTVNNFVFLSEEGFYDGVTFHRVIPNFMIQGGDPTGTGRGGPGYTFDDELSGNPLSHEAGVISMANAGPNTNGSQFFITHEPQSHLDGKHTVFGKVTSGKDVVDEIEGGDAIESVSIEKK, from the coding sequence ATGGCCGACCACCAGACGTGGGACTCCCCACCGGAGATGCAGATCGATGACGACGCCGTCTACGCGGCAATGCTCGAGACGAACAAAGGGACGATCGAGCTCGAACTGTACCCCGAGCACGCTCCCAATACTGTCAACAATTTTGTCTTCCTCTCGGAGGAAGGGTTCTACGACGGCGTGACATTCCACCGCGTCATCCCCAACTTCATGATTCAGGGCGGTGACCCGACGGGCACAGGGCGTGGAGGACCCGGCTACACGTTCGACGACGAACTGAGCGGCAACCCGCTCTCGCACGAGGCCGGCGTGATCTCCATGGCGAATGCGGGACCGAATACCAACGGAAGCCAGTTCTTCATCACCCACGAACCCCAGTCGCACCTCGATGGCAAGCACACCGTGTTTGGCAAAGTAACAAGCGGAAAGGATGTCGTCGACGAAATTGAAGGGGGTGACGCAATCGAATCGGTCTCCATTGAGAAAAAATAA